The proteins below are encoded in one region of Salmo salar chromosome ssa02, Ssal_v3.1, whole genome shotgun sequence:
- the LOC106587198 gene encoding trinucleotide repeat-containing gene 6C protein isoform X3, with amino-acid sequence MEENTNKKQEKTKKEAAQKQAADLKTKVPEPAKPSPSPLHHPTTCVTLPQASHPPSSSSSVRTNGKRAPPSTQQTPQQQTPPQPPSSSSGPRYPPREVPPRFRQQEHKQLLKRGQPLPAGALSSLTVTPASNPLTPGAPASSSSSAGKRHTDLPFQSGPGAQYENPHWGALPPATDRSSTTSSSWDQVIIDGSDTEAWPSISRSSDSRPANPSECATAADYTNPETSSNMSMAAGATSQQAHYPSLKANVTNVASMMQPGGGQGVGAIGSRGWGSGSGPITMAPTEGAKPDGLGPNMGRSGRAPGWNSQSSFSLNLNPNANPSAWPVLGQEGAGDGPNPASLPPNGSLGNGSLGGDENNSSSTWGGMMSPDAPSSNKNVSFSSMEHSNLNTEGQNSHHTKQPLSPIHGLPGWGGQSPTESSQLNGDAGSSVWGNGDTKTSADSSSKNSGWDSAPSGGMSGWGHSGSGGGASGGGEGGWGGDWGKPSSGEAKGGWDSSDGPAQDQQVSSWGQPIPAPTSEGSGSGGSEGRSHRRDRTGSEDGGPPPLPRQDLDPRVLCNTGWGQTPVRQHTSWEMEEQRAANERKTSEMRGGGGGDTWRGSSPSSGSPPDPRNGGANPNLGPSQRPGSGGSGGKSEGPSGWGGPPPSGWGEQPVNKAPNGSVSGWGEPMAQGHNTTNNGPKSGVQSWGVPEGKSSPTWDDGPAKTQQNQSQSWGEGPKSSHGWGSGHGSGSRGSNGSNGSNGGEWREPAEVKKNGSSSHMWEGEGGNGREGGGWKDSTRGGGGNGGGWASKPASAVGGGGWGETQHPNSPAPGWGSKPQESPNGPAPGWGSKPQESPNGPAPGWGSKPQESPNGPAPGWGSKPQESPNGPAPGWGSKPQESPNGPAPGWGSKPQESPNGNSGGVGTGGGSMGSWGGPASVRQSSNPGWGPGSSVAKPDPAMEPTGWEEPSPPSIRRKMEIDDGTSTWGDPSAYNKTVNMWDRNNPTGGNGNQGNNPTQPPTSKSNGGMAVNSHNHSSVPPSNNNHHHMNHHHPHHGQPPPHSQHHGNNGSPNTAAPHQGGGPQGRPPMANPGWGELPSVQQPKPEPAWGEPAGPSPAVDNGTSAWGKPPGVPGGWGDGGHGGHEPNGPYRRGNNGPSGPAPCKPAPKSMQDGWGGGREEEMGMSSGQWDADAGDMWNSPASQESSSSCNSWGQPPKKGPPKGKMGNQPDEAWIMNRLIKQLTDMGFPRDPAEEALKSNNMNLDQAMSALLEKKTELDKRGMGMSDYNNGMNKPLGCRPQALSKDPSSDRSPFLDKDGGLSDDAPPSPFLPSPVSLKLPLVNNLQPGLALGSPGLNMQNLNNRQMQSGMLGSSGAALSRAMQQQPPQPSVPPLGSSQPSLRAQVPQFLTPQVQAQLLQFAAKNIGLNPALLTSPINPQQMTLLYQLQQLQMAYQRLQIQQQMMQAQRNVSGPIRQQEQQVARTINNMQQQIQQHQRQLYQALLMKQQPPGSHSGLHPGQGKSALDSFPGHPQAPGLSDLHTKEPQSSPNSYSPYPLSGLNPNMNVNCMEVGGLSMKEPPQPQSRLSQWTHPNSMDSLSGNSSHMEANLNKHGAISAASNLGPPGKPPHMDDSYSPYSMMGGSESPTSPLVPPDSWGQGPGKSPKDQITNGTNINWPPEFCPGVPWKGLQNIDPENDPNMTPGSVPSGPTINTNIQDVNRYLLRDRSGGKLSDMKSTWSPGPISHPSQASLSHELWKVPQGPRNNTAPSRPPPGLTNPAKPSSTWGGNSLGLAQGWSSSYTSEGTTWSTDSSNRTSSWLVLRNLTPQIDGSTLRTLCMQHGPLITFHLFLTQGNAVVRYSSKEEAAKAQKSLHMCVLGNTTILAEFAGEEEVNRYFAQGQQQLPPTTSWQPNPGTNQTRMGGGGGSQQHAIGHHWSSGGGGLGGGAKTGGGGDLLWGGVPQYSSLWGPPSGDDSRGVIGSPNPINTLLPGDLLSGESM; translated from the exons GCTGCTGACCTGAAAACCAAAG TGCCAGAGCCAGCTAAGCCCAGCCCCAGtcccctccaccaccccaccacctgtGTGACCCTGCCCCAGGCCtcacaccccccctcctcctcctcttcagtcaGAACCAATGGGAAGCGCGCCCCCCCTAGCACCCAGCAAACACCACAGCAGCAGACCCCACCTCAGCCTCCGTCATCGTCCTCAGGCCCCCGCTACCCGCCCCGTGAGGTGCCCCCGCGTTTCCGCCAGCAGGAGCACAAGCAGCTACTGAAGAGGGGCCAGCCACTGCCCGCCGGAGCCCTGAGTAGCCTCACAGTGACCCCCGCCTCCAACCCGCTCACCCCCGGTGCCCcagcttcttcctcctcctccgcaGGCAAGCGCCACACAG ACCTGCCCTTCCAGAGTGGTCCTGGTGCCCAGTATGAGAATCCCCACTGGGGAGCCTTACCACCAGCCACCGACCGCAGCAGCACCACCAGTAGTAGCTGGGATCAAGTGATCATTGACGGGAGCGACACCGAGGCCTGGCCCTCCATCAGTCGCAGCAGCGACAGCCGACCAGCGAATCCTTCAGAATGTGCCACAGCCGCTGACTATACAAACCCAGAGACCAGCAGCAACATGAGCATGGCCGCGGGGGCTACTAGCCAGCAGGCCCACTACCCCTCTCTCAAAGCTAACGTCACTAACGTAGCTAGCATGATGCAGCCTGGCGGTGGCCAGGGAGTTGGCGCCATCGGCAGCAGGGGCTGGGGCTCCGGATCAGGCCCTATCACCATGGCTCCCACTGAGGGAGCCAAACCCGACGGCCTAGGGCCCAACATGGGCCGGAGTGGAAGAGCACCTGGCTGGAACTCCCAGTCCAGCTTTAGCCTGAACCTGAACCCCAACGCCAACCCCTCGGCCTGGCCCGTGCTGGGGCAAGAGGGGGCTGGAGACGGCCCCAACCCCGCCTCACTACCTCCCAACGGCAGCCTGGGCAACGGTAGCCTGGGAGGGGACgagaacaacagcagcagcacctGGGGAGGCATGATGAGCCCTGACGCCCCGTCCTCCAATAAGAATGTGTCTTTCAGCAGCATGGAACATTCCAACCTTAACACTGAGGGACAAAACAGCCACCACACTAAGCAGCCACTCAGCCCCATCCACGGCCTGCCTGGCTGGGGAGGCCAGTCTCCTACAGAGTCCTCCCAGCTCAACGGAGACGCAGGGAGCTCCGTCTGGGGCAACGGAGACACCAAGACATCCGCTGACTCCTCCTCCAAGAACTCAGGCTGGGACTCGGCACCCTCCGGAGGCATGTCCGGCtggggccactctggcagcggaGGAGGCGCGAGTGGCGGTGGAGAAGGAGGCTGGGGAGGAGACTGGGGGAAGCCCTCCAGCGGTGAGGCCAAAGGAGGCTGGGATTCCTCAGATGGCCCAGCCCAGGACCAGCAGGTGAGCTCCTGGGGCCAGCCAATCCCGGCCCCGACTAGTGAGGGTAGCGGAAGTGGCGGCAGTGAGGGGCGCTCCCACCGCAGGGACAGGACCGGCAGCGAGGACGGAGGCCCCCCTCCCCTTCCTCGGCAGGACCTTGACCCCCGGGTGCTGTGCAACACAGGCTGGGGCCAGACGCCCGTCCGCCAGCACACCtcctgggagatggaggagcagCGCGCCGCCAATGAGAGGAAGACCAGCGAGATGAGGGGAGGCGGTGGAGGGGACACTTGGAGGGGCTCCAGCCCCTCTTCCGGATCCCCACCGGACCCCCGGAACGGGGGAGCCAACCCTAACTTGGGACCATCTCAGAGGCCAGGCTCAGGGGGCTCCGGAGGCAAGAGCGAGGGACCCTCAGGCTGGGGAGGCCCTCCACCCTCAGGCTGGGGGGAGCAGCCTGTCAACAAGGCCCCCAACGGTTCCGTCAGTGGCTGGGGGGAGCCCATGGCCCAAGGCCACAACACCACAAACAATGGCCCCAAGAGTGGAGTTCAATCCTGGGGTGTCCCTGAGGGGAAGTCCTCCCCTACCTGGGACGACGGGCCAGCGAAGACCCAGCAGAACCAGTCCCAGAGCTGGGGAGAGGGTCCCAAGTCTTCCCACGGCTGGGGCTCCGGCCACGGAAGTGGCAGCCGTGGCTCCAATGGCTCCAACGGCTCCaatggaggagagtggagagaaccGGCCGAGGTGAAGAAGAATGGATCCTCCAGCCACATGtgggaaggagaaggagggaaTGGACGAGaaggaggagggtggaaggaCAGCaccagaggaggtggaggaaatgGGGGCGGCTGGGCGTCGAAGCCTGCCTCTGCTGTTGGAGGTGGTGGCTGGGGGGAGACCCAACATCCCAACAGCCCAGCACCAGGATGGGGCTCCAAGCCCCAGGAAAGCCCCAACGGCCCAGCACCAGGATGGGGCTCCAAGCCCCAGGAAAGCCCCAACGGCCCAGCACCAGGATGGGGCTCCAAGCCCCAGGAAAGCCCCAACGGCCCAGCACCAGGATGGGGCTCCAAGCCCCAGGAAAGCCCCAACGGCCCAGCACCAGGATGGGGCTCCAAGCCCCAGGAAAGCCCCAACGGCCCAGCACCAGGATGGGGCTCCAAGCCCCAGGAAAGCCCCAACGGAAATAGTGGAGGTGTTGGAACAGGAGGAGGCAGCATGGGGTCCTGGGGCGGCCCTGCATCTGTAAGGCAGAGTTCCAACCCCGGCTGGGGCCCGGGGAGCTCTGTAGCCAAACCCGACCCAGCGATGGAGCCCACCGGCTGGGAggaaccctctcctccctccatccgcCGCAAGATGGAGATCGATGACGGCACGTCCACCTGGGGAGACCCTAGCGCCTACAACAAGACTGTGAATATGTGGGACCGCAACAACCCCACTGGAGGTAACGGTAACCAAGGCAACAACCCCACCCAGCCGCCGACCAGCAAGAGCAACGGAGGCATGGCCGTCAACAGCCACAACCACTCCTCCGTCCCCCCTAGCAACAACAATCACCACCACATGAACCACCACCACCCGCACCACGGACAGCCCCCGCCACACAGCCAGCACCACGGCAACAATGGATCCCCCAACACCGCCGCCCCGCACCAGGGCGGTGGACCCCAGGGCAGACCACCTATGGCCAACCCAG gctgGGGGGAGCTGCCCAGTGTCCAGCAGCCCAAGCCAGAGCCAGCATGGGGGGAGCCCGCTGGCCCCTCTCCTGCAGTGGACAACGGCACCTCTGCCTGGGGCAAACCCCCTGGTGTTCCTGGAGGCTGGGGCGATGGGGGGCACGGAGGGCACGAACCCAATGGACCCTACAGGAGGGGCAACAACGGCCCCTCTGGACCGGCCCCCTGCAAGCCAG CCCCCAAATCTATGCAAGACGGCTGGGGAggcgggagggaggaggagatgggcaTGTCTTCTGGCCAATGGGATGCTGACGCCGGAGACATGTGGAACAGCCCCGCCTCCCAGGAGAGCAGCTCCTCCTGTAACTCGTGGGGCCAGCCGCCCAAGAAGGGCCCGCCCAAGGGCAAGATGGGCAACCAGCCAGACGAAGCCTGGATCATGAACCGTCTCATCAAGCAGCTCACTGACATGGGCTTCCCG AGGGATCCTGCCGAGGAGGCTCTGAAGAGCAACAACATGAACCTGGACCAGGCCATGA GCGCTTTGTTGGAGAAGAAGACTGAACTGGACAAGCGGGGCATGGGCATGTCAGACTACAACAACGGGATGAACAAGCCGTTGGGTTGCCGTCCCCAGGCCCTCTCCAAAGACCCCTCCTCGGACCGCAGCCCATTCCTAGACAAG GACGGTGGTTTGTCAGATGACGCCCCCCCCTCACCGTTTCTGCCTTCTCCCGTCAGCCTGAAGCTCCCCCTGGTTAACAACCTGCAGCCTGGGCTGGCCCTGGGCTCCCCGGGGCTCAACATGCAGAACTTGAACAACAGACAG atgCAGAGTGGAATGTTGGGCAGTAGTGGAGCAGCACTATCCCGGGCCATGCAGCAGCAGCCTCCTCAGCCGTCAGTGCCGCCTCTCGGCTCCTCCCAGCCTAGTCTCCGCGCTCAAGTGCCTCAGTTTCTCACCCctcag GTTCAAGCACAGCTCTTGCAGTTTGCCGCAAAAAACATTGGTCTGAACCCTGCACTTTTAACCTCACCAATAAACCCTCAACAAATGACCCTGTTGTACCAACTTCAGCAACTGCAAATG gcGTACCAGCGTTTACAAATCCAGCAGCAGATGATGCAAGCTCAGCGCAACGTCTCCGGCCCCATCAGACAACAAGAGCAGCAA gTTGCACGTACAATCAATAACATGCAGCAGCAGATCCAACAGCACCAGCGTCAGCTGTACCAGGCCCTGCTGATGAAGCAGCAGCCCCCCGGCTCCCACTCCGGCCTGCACCCGGGCCAAGGCAAATCAGCCCTGGACTCGTTCCCAGGCCACCCCCAGGCTCCGGGCCTCTCCGACCTGCACACCAAAGAGCCGCAGTCTTCTCCCAACTCCTACAGCCCCTACCCCCTCT CTGGACTCAATCCAAACATGAATGTAAACTGCATGGAGGTGGGGGGCCTGTCCATGAAGGAGcccccccagccccagtcccGTCTGTCCCAGTGGACCCACCCCAACTCCATGGACAGCCTCTCTGGAAACTCCTCCCACATGGAGGCCAACCTCAATAAGCATG GTGCCATTTCTGCTGCTTCTAACCTGGGCCCCCCTGGAAAGCCTCCCCACATGGATGACTCCTACAGCCCATACAGTATGATGGGTGGGTCTGAGTCTCCCACCTCCCCCCTGGTTCCCCCTGACAGCTGGGGCCAGGGACCAGGAAAGAGCCCCAAGGACCAGATCACCAATGGAACGAATATCAACTGGCCCCCAG AGTTCTGTCCAGGCGTGCCCTGGAAGGGCCTGCAAAACATTGACCCTGAGAACGACCCCAACATGACCCCAGGAAGTGTACCCAGCGGCCCCACCATCAACACCAACATCCAGGACGTCAACCGCTACCTGCTCCGGGACCGCAGCGGAG gtAAACTATCTGACATGAAGTCCACCTGGTCCCCGGGGCCCATCTCCCACCCCTCCCAGGCCTCTCTATCCCACGAGCTGTGGAAGGTCCCCCAGGGGCCCCGTAACAACACAGCCCCTTCAAGACCCCCTCCGGGCCtcaccaaccctgccaagccctCCTCCACCTGGGGAGGAAACTCCCTGGGCCTGGCCCAAGGCTGGAGCAGCTCGTACACCTCAG agGGCACCACCTGGAGCACAGACAGCTCCAACAGGACCAGTAGCTGGCTGGTACTGAGGAACCTCACCCCCCAGATAGACGGCTCCACCCTGCGGACGCTGTGCATGCAGCACGGCCCCCTCATCACATTCCACCTCTTCCTGACCCAGGGAAACGCTGTGGTGCGATATAGCTCCAAGGAGGAGGCTGCCAAGGCCCAGAAGTCCCTGCACAT GTGTGTGCTGGGGAACACCACCATCCTGGCGGAGTTTGccggggaggaggaggtgaaccGCTACTTTGCACAAGGCCAGCAGCAGCTCCCGCCCACCACCAGCTGGCAGCCCAACCCCGGCACCAATCAGACGCGCATGGGAGGAGGCGGAGGTTCGCAGCAGCACGCTATTGGCCATCACTGGAGCAGCGGTGGTGGGGGCCTGGGGGGAGGAGCCAAGACGGGCGGAGGCGGAGACCTCCTGTGGGGGGGCGTGCCCCAGTACTCCAGCCTGTGGGGGCCCCCTAGTGGCGATGACAGTCGTGGCGTCATCGGGAGCCCTAACCCCATCAACACGCTGTTGCCAGGCGACT